The sequence below is a genomic window from Gammaproteobacteria bacterium.
TGGTCCCGGCGGGCTGGAGTACGACTGGAGCATCGATGGGCGCTCCGAGGTCTTTGACGCCCGGGCCGAGGAATGGCGTGACCTGATGCTGACCGTGATGAATGGAGACCTCGAGGTACAGGACGTCCTCGCCGAGGAAAGTAGCCTGAAGGAAGTCGGATGGGCCCATCGAAGGCACGTAAGCGGCCTGCAGCGTCAGATCGGCGCCCACCAGAGGCACGTCCGCGACCTGCACCGCCAGTTGGCGCGCACCGACGACCTCGCCCAAAGGGTGCGAGAGATCGACGAGCAGATCGAGGAATACGACCTCGACGGCAAGATCCGGGGAATCGAAATCCAGATCGAGGAATACGACCTCGATGGCAAGCTGGAGGAAGCCGAGGCTCGGGTCGAGGAATTCGACGCCGACGGGCGCATCGACGAGATCGAGCGCTCGCTGGAGGACGAGATCGCCGCCCTGCGCCGCATCGTCGGGTAACGCCTTCGGGCCCAGCCCGGAAACCGGGAATACCACCCACCTACAGCCGGAGTGCGCCAGATGACCATCCCCCGATCGATCCTGTGCATGGCGATTCTTCTCGCCGTAGCGGCGTCGCAGGGCACGAGTCAGGTGCTCGCCGGGCCGCGAGGACCGGTCGAGTTCATCGGGCTGAAGCGCTGGGCTGCCCCCGAGTTGCTTGAGGCCATCCAGCGGATCGATCCCGACCGGCCTCTCCACGCGTGCGCCGTCACCATGAAGAGTCAGCTTGGATTCGCCGATGCCGCCGTCGCCGTTCACTACGACTCCTATTCGGTTGACTTCCTCATGTCCGCTGCCGCCGAACCGTATACGGTCATCGTCGGCGTGGAAGACCGTGCGCGAGTCCGGTATCGGACCCCCGGCAGCGAGACACTCCCCCTGCCCGAACGTTGGCAGGCTCTCAAATCCTTGGCCGAAGGGAACTTCGGGACTCTGGTCATGGCTGCGGAGATGTTCCACTCGCGACACGATCCCGAGAGGGTACGGGAGCACGTGGAAGTCGTGGGTATCGACGCGGCCGATCTCGATCCGATCTGGGAGCAGATCGAGGCCATGGATGGAGAGCGGGATCGTCTCCTAGCCCGAGAAGTACTCAAGCGTGACGAATCCTGGTCCTCGCGAGCGGCGGCGGTGGTCGTCCTCGGCAACTTCAGCGCGCACGACGCCACCTGGCACGACCTGGTCTCGACCTTGATCCATCCCGAGGCGCGGGTTCAGGGGGCGGCCGAGGCGGTTCTTCGCGGGTTTCTCCAAGCAGAGAGACACCGCCCGGTTCGTTGGAATGGGGCCCGGGAACCCCTGTCGGCGCTACTCGATGGCACAAATCCGTTCGCGTTCAAGATGGTTCTCGGAGTCCTGGTGGCCACCGAGATCGAGCCCGGATTCGGAGGACAGCTGATCCGGGGAGCGTCGGACCTGCTCCTTGCCCACGTTGGCGCCGCCCACGAGGGGACGCGGGAACCCGCGATGGCTCTCTTGACGAGGGTGAGTGGTGAGGATCTTGGCGCGGATCCTGACGCCTGGTCGGAATGGTTGAGCCGTCTCCCGGACGCTTTCTGAAGCTGGGGCGGACGTGTCGTCGGGCGCGCCACTGACATGACCCGGTAGGAGGTTGTATGCGCATGCGAACCACCCTGATTGGAATGGCGTTCGTCGTCCTGATGGGTTGCAGTGACACCGCTTCGCAGAGCAGTTGGACCACGGTGCGGGACACGTTGCCTTCCGGCACGGCTCGCGTCACGAACATCCCGCCGGCGAACGCATCTCCAACGTGGACGCTGGTAGAGGAACTCCGCGTCGGCTCGGTCGATGGTGACGGACCGGATGGGTTCGCGTATCTGAAGGGTCTCGTCGTGCTGGACGGGGGAGCTTTCGCCGTCCTCGATTCCCAGGTGCAGGAACTGCGCGTTTTCGGCCCGGATGGCGCCCACCTCGCAACCCACGGCGGAAGGGGCCAGGGACCGGGGGAGTTCATGGACGCAAACGGTCTCATGCTCGGCCCCAACGGGCGGATTTGGGTCCCGGATGGGCGCAACGGGCGCATGTCGGTTGTCGATCCCGAGGACGGCTTCATCGAGTCCTTTCCGTTCGACGACGGGAATTACGGTTGGATGTGGAACGGCGCGATGGTGGACGGGAGCCGCATCTATCGGCCGTGGTCGGACAGGAACCGGGAGCAGATTCGCGTCTACGATCTGACGATGACGCGGATCGACTCTCTGCCTCCGTCCGCCGACCCCGCCGAGGATGAAGAATTCGACCCCGCACGTCAGCCCGGCACCTTCTACCTGGAGCGGGACGGCGGCTACATGCTGTATCGCATCCCGTTCTTCGCGGCCGAGGTCAGGCACATCGATGCGCGAGGCGCCGTGTGGTCCACCGCGGCCGGCGATCCGGAGTATCGGATCACGCGGTGGGAACCCGAAACCGGTGCGACGCTCATGGTCGAGACCCGGAGACCCCCCGTCCCGGTGCCTGCGGCCGAACGTGACTCGGTGATCGACGGCATGCAGGAAATGCTCTCGAACATGGGCGTGGGTCGCCAGTTCGACTGGTCCCGGGTGCCCGATATCAGACCCGCCGTCGAGGCTATCTTCCAGTCGGCCGAGGGCAATCTGTGGGTCCGCACTCCTTCCGCCGACGACGGAGTGTTGTTTGACGTCTATTCCGGCGACGGCGCCTGGCTCGGAGCGGTCAGCCTGGGACCCGCCCTGAACCTCTTCGATCCGGTCGTCCCGGTCGTGCGTGGCGCACTGGCATGGCTGATCGTGACGGACGAGCTGGACGTGAGCTACGTCGTCCGAGGCCGCATCACGCCCGCGGACCGACCTCCGTCCTGAGCGCCGCAAGATCCAGGTAAACGCTCCCGTCTCTCCCGGCGTCTTTCTTACTGGAAGGCCGCACAAGCAAAGACTGGGAACGCATGCTCTCCGACCGAGACATCCTGGAGTTGGCGGAAAAGGCCAGGACGGGGGAAAAGGAGGCGCTCGGAAGGCTGGCGGACCATCTGCGACCCGTTGTTTGCCGGTGGGCGCTGGTCCTGACCGGCGATCCCGACGACGCGGAGGACGTCGCACAGTTCGTCGTGATGAAGATGCTCACGTCGATCAAGAGCTTCAACGGCCGCTCCAGGGTTACGAGTTGGCTCTACGGGATTACGCGGAACGCCAGCCTGGATCACCAGCGCGGGAAGCGGCGGAACCGACGGTTGGTCGAGAAACTTGGGCAGTTGGCTCAGACAGAGACGCCTCGGCGCGAAGACCCGCTCGAACAGCTCGAGATGACGAGAACCTTGCGCCTGATTCGGACCCTGCTGAGCGAGATTCCCATGAGGCAACGAGAGGTCTTCGATCTGGTCGAGTTGCAGGGGCTGAGACCGATCGAGGCGGCTGATCTGCTGGGAATGAACCCGAACACGCTGCGGGTACATCTGCTGCGCGCACGGCGCGCGATGCGCAGGGAGATGCTGTCCCGGGGCCATCGATATGGAAACACGGGGGACTAATGGATCATCGCGATGACTGGCCGAACGAGGTCCTGGAGGGGGGGCTCGACTCGCGTGAGAGCCTGGATGACCAGATGCGTGAGAGCATCGAGCTGATCGCCGGAGACGGGCGCAGGATGGACGCGGTCCTCGCCGCGATGGCCAACCGGTTGAGCGAAAGACTGTCGGTCGCGGAGGGGGAGCGCGCCGCGCCGCTACCTCCGCGAACCCTTTGGAGGGGACGAATCCTCGTGCCACTGGCGGCCGCTGCCATCGTCGCGTCGCTGATCCTGATGCGCACCGCCCGAACCGGAGGGAGCGACGAATCCCTCGCTGTGCAAGGGACTCCGCACGCACCGAGTATGACGGCCGAGATGAACGTGGAGGCGGACAGGCCGTTCGTGGTCTTTCCCACAAGCGATCCCGACATGGCCGTAGTCTGGCTACTCAACCCCAAGGAGAGCGACTGATGATTGAGAGTGCGAAGAGACGGCTTGGATGCGGGTTGATCGCTCCGCTGGCCCTGGGCCTGCTTGCGAGTTTCGCGGGCGCACAAGAGCGGGAAGACCCCGCTCAGGACGTCTGGAACGTGCAATTCGTCTTTCAACTGGTGCAGGCGGATGGTTTCACGGACGAGGATCCGGAGATCAGCGATGTGGTGAAAGAACTCCGGATGGCCTTCAACTTTCAGGGCTATCGACTCCTGTCGACCTCGGTACTGAACGTCGGCCTGGGACTGCCCTACCGCGGATCGCCCACCGTTGACGGCAGCGGGTCCCAGAGAATCTTCCCGGACGACTACGACAAGCCTTTGACGATCCATGCAGACGTGAGTGCGCGCCGTTCTACGGGGACGATCCGCGCTCAGGTGACCCTCACCGACCTGATCGTGTGGGGGCCGACAGGCGATCCGATATCACCGCCGCTTCTCGGAGCCTCGGTCACGATGCGTGATGGTCAGAGGGTGCTGTTGGGTTCGGCTCGCCGCTCCGCCGAAGAGCCCGTGCTCATCCTCATCGTGACCCCCCGGATCGATGTGGAGGGTTTGGAGTGATCAGGCTTCGGGCGACCATGCTCATCCTGACATTTACTGCCTTCACCGGCTGCGAGGACGGGTCCCGGACCATCCCCGGTGACCTGACCATTTCCGTTGACACGGCTGGCAACATCATCCGCACGAACAACGCCGGCGCCCCACCCGGCTGGCGACTCGTCCCGGTCGTGTCCATCGGGCCCAAGTCGGTGGCGGAGACGGGAGCTCCCGAGGAGTTCGGCAGAGTCACCAGCGTCGCAGTGGGGCCGGATGGGACGCTGTTCGTGGCCGACGGGATCAACCGCGAGGTCCGGGTCTTCGGCCTGGACGGAGTCCATCAACGTACCTTCGGGCGCATTGGCGAGGGACCGGGCGAGTTCCGCAGCCTGTATTCGCTCGCGTGGGTGGGCGACCGGCTCCTGACCCTGGATCCCAACCTGGGGCGCATCGGCGAATTCTCCGCCGGAGGCGAGTGGCTGGGACAGCAGCGGATCGAGGGGAGCGTGAGCGGACCCGTCGGCCACATCCGGTTCCGGCCCGTGAGCGCGGACCGGGTCTACCGCCTTGGGTTCACGCGGGATGCGACCGGGGTCACGTCGGTGCTCGTCGGTCACGACAGCCGTGGCGAGACGGGGGACACGCTGTCGTGGCTGCAAGCGCCGCCGGGTTCGACCGGCATCCTCTGCGCACACGAACCGGTGATCACCTTCTTCGACATTCCCTTCGGCTCCGGGCTGGTTCAACATCCCGGCGCGGATAACGTCCAGTATTCGGCGATGACGGATGTCTACCGGATCGCCATCACCCGGAATGGCACGGATACCCTTCGCATCATCGAGCGCGGCCTGCCGGAAGAGCCCGTCTCGGACGAGGAATGGACGGCCGGAAACCGGGACTTCGAGGAGTTCCTCTCCGAGAATCCGAACGCGTCCTGTGATCCGCGCCGGCCGAGCCGGCCCGAGCGCAAGCCTTTCATCGAGGACATCTTCCTCGCTCCCGACGGCACGCTGTGGGTGGAGGTGATTCGCACCGCCGGCAACCGGCTGGAGGTCTTCGACCCCGAAGGCCGGCTGCTGGGCAGCCTTGCCGCCCCGCCGCGCAAGGAAGGCTCCGTCCCCGTGTTCGGCGCGGGCTACCTGGTTAGCGTCCGCCAGGACAGCCTTGACCTTGACCATGTCGACGTCTGGAGAATCGAGCGGACGGGACGCTAGTCGAGCCTGGGGCGGGTGGACAATGGTCGCCCAACAACCCCCACCAACCCACCCCGGTTGTTCGAAAACGGAACAGGCCGTCCCACTATCGGCCGATGGCCGTCCTGGCGCTCATCGCCTGATGGTGGACCATAAGCTATTGGGCTACAATCTGATACGATATCTTACCCTCGATTGGCACGAAGCTTTCTCGTGAGTTCACGACTTCCCCATTGGACGAGAATGAGGCAGGCAGCCCATGACGGCGCGCATCCTGATCGCGGACGACCAGGCGGACATTCTGGAAGCACTGCGCCTGCTGCTTAAGGGCGAGGGCTTCGAGACCACGGCCGTCACGTCCCCCGGTGCGGTCCGGCGCGCGGTCGAGAAGGGCGACTTCGACCTGGTCCTGCTCGACCTCAACTATACCCGCGACACCACCTCCGGAAAGGAGGGACTGGCGCTGCTCGGCGACCTTCGTGAACTGGACGAGACCCTGCCCGTGGTCACCATGACCGCGTGGGGCAGCGTGGGCGGAGCCGTGGAGGCGATGCGCCGGGGAGCCCGGGACTATGTCGAGAAGCCATGGGACAACGAACGGCTGCTCGCCACGATTCGAACGCAGGTGGATCTCGGGCGGGCGTTGCGCCGTGCCCAGCGCCTCGAGACCGAGAACATAAGGCTCAAGGGAGAGAGCGCACCGAAACTCATCGCCGAATCCGCGGCCATGCGGCCGGTGCTGGAGATCATCAATCGCGTCGGCCCTTCGCACGCAAACGTGCTGATTACCGGGGAGCACGGGACGGGCAAGGAGGTAGTCGCCCGACGGCTGCATGCCGTGTCGCATCGATCCGGGTACGACCTCGTCGCCGTGAACGCCGGAGGGTTTGGCGAAGGGATCTTCGAGAGCGAGATCTTCGGACATGTAAAAGGCGCCTTCACCGACGCCAGGACCGAGCGGGTCGGGTGCTTCGAACTCGCCCACAAGGGCACCCTGTTTCTCGATGAGATCGCCAACGTATCGTTGCAACAGCAGGCCAGGTTCCTGCGCGTGCTCGAGAGCGGCGAGATCCGGCGCGTCGGCTCGTCGAAAGTGCGGCACGTGGATGTGCGGGTCATTTCCGCCACCAACGCCAGCATCGGCGAAGCAGTGGCGAGCGGTGATTTCCGCGAAGATCTGCTCTATCGGTTGAACACGGTCGAGATCGAGCTTCCGCCACTCCGGGACCGTCCCGAGGACATCCCCTTGCTGGCCCGGCACTTCCTGGGGAGGCAGGCAGCCCGGTACGGAAGAGCCATTGTCGGCTTCTCGGCGGGGGCCGAGGCCGCCCTCACGGCGCACGCCTGGCCCGGTAACGTGCGCGAGCTGCAGCACTCGGTCGAGCGGGCCGTGGTCATGGCACGCGGCTCGCACATCCAGGCGGCCGACCTGCGGCTGCGCGGGCGCGAAGGCGATTCGGCAGCCCTCTACGACGTTACGCTGGAGGAGGCCGAGCGCATCCTCGTACGGAAGGCGCTGGATCGCCACGGTGGAAATGTGAGCAAGGCGGCGCGGGCGCTCGGGCTTACCCGCAGCTCCCTCTACCGGCGTCTGAAGCGGATCAGGGCCCAGGACGATGATCGGAAACCCGTGACTGGTTGATCGCGTTCGCGCGGCATGGAAGGCCGGGAGACGGAATGAGCCTCAGGTGGCTGGGTACGCGACACGACAGGCGGGTTCTCCTCCTTACCGTGTTGGCGGGCCTGCCCGCCATCGTCGTCGCACTCCTGCTGCTCTGGCGGAGCGAGTTCGACCCGACCATCCGGTGGCCGCTGTCGCTGGCGTTGATCGCCGGTTGGCTCGGGCTCAGTGCCGCTGCGAAGAACCATGCGCTCCGTCCTTTCGAGACCATCGCGAACATGCTCGCGGCCCTGCGTGAGGGGGACTTCTCGATCAGGGCCAGGGTTGGTGACGCCCGGGACCCTCTCTCGCTGGCCTACCTGGAGATCAACTCACTCGAGGAGATCCTGAGGGAGCAGAGGCTCGGAGCCGTTGAAGCCACCGAGACGCTCCGCAAGGTCCTGGAGGAGATCGACATCGTGGTGCTGGCCTTCGACCCGCAGGGTGTGCTGCGCATCGTCAATCGCGCGGGCGAGAGACTCCTCGGGCAACCGGCACACCGACTCAGGGGCAGGACAGCCGAGGAGCTGCGTCTCTCCAGCCAGTTGACCGGTACTACGCCGCGCACGGTGGAGCTGTCGTTTCCCGGCGGGTCGGGCCGGTGGGAACTCCGGCGCAGTGTCGTCCGCCAGGAGGGGTATCCCCTCCGGTTGATCGCGCTCTCGGACCTGAGCCGCGCGTTGCACGAAGAGGAGCGCAAGGCCTGGAAGCGCATCATCCGGGTGCTGTCCCATGAGATCAACAATTCACTGGCCCCGATCAAGTCGATTTCGGGCAGCCTCCACACGCTTCTCAGGCGCAGCCGGCTTCCCGCCGATATCGAGGAGGATGTGGAGCGAGGCCTGGGCGTGATCTCGTCACGGGCCGAGACGCTGGGGCGGTTCATGGCTTCATACGCCCGGCTCGCACGGCTGCCGGCACCGAAGCTGGCTCCAGTCCCGGTCGGCAGTCTGGTACAGGTGGTTGCCGACCTGGAGACGCGGGTTCCCGTGGAGGTGGTGGCGGGTCCCGACGCCAGTTGTTCCGCGGACGCCGATCAGCTCCAGCAAGCCCTCATCAACCTGGTCAGGAACGCGGCCGATGCCACCCTCGAAGCCGAGGGCCGCCGGGTGCGGCTCGGATGGGAGGTTCATGACGCCAGGGTTGAGATCATCGTCGAAGACGAGGGCCCGGGGCTCGGAGACACCGGCAACCTCTTCGTGCCCTTCTTTACGACGAAGTCCGGGGGCTCCGGGGTCGGCCTCGTGCTGTCACGGCAGATCGCCGAGAGTCATGGCGGCACCCTGTCGCTGGAGAATCGGAGAGACGGCGGCGGAGCGCGGGCGCGCATCGCGATTCCCATGGATTCGGGCGATTGATGAACGCGGGCGAGTCCGCGGCCTCTCCGAAGGCTTGCGAAGGCCACAGGGATCGGCACCCGGGCACCAACCTCAACCGTTCACAATCGCACGTTCGAGTCCCACAACCGGGCGGACGGCACTCTTCCACACGGGCCGATGACACTCCATAACCAGTTGTCTTGAAATCACATAGAACAGACGACACCGCTCTGGCACGCTTCTTACAATGTCCTTCGCTCGAAGGCAACAATCACTCCGGACGTGGAGCGGGAATCAATGGTTCGAGGCACCGCAGTGGGCGCGGTTCTCGTCCTGATGGCCGGGGTCGGCACCGCTTCAACCCCCGCTGGCGCATCGGGCCAGGAACGCATGAGCCTTTCGCTCGAAGAGGCCATCCGGATCGCGAAGGATGGCAACCCGGCCTTTCTGTCGGCGACCAACGACCTGGATCGAGCCACATGGCAGGTCCGCGAGGCCTGGGGTCAGTTCCTGCCTTCGGTCACGGCCGGGGGAGGAGCCCAGTACGAGTACGCGGGCGTGCAGCGCTTCGGCATCTTCTCGTCGGCCGACATCGCGGCGGGCACCACCGACTACCTGCTCTCCAGCTATTTCCTGTCCGTCAACTGGTCGATCGACGGCAATACGTTCTTTCAGGCCAGGTCCGCGCGTGCGAACCAGCGCGCCGCCGAGGCCAGTGGCGCGGCGGACGAGTTTGCCCTGGAGGCCACCGTGACGCTGCAGTACCTCGCTGCGTTGAGGGCAAGGGACGCGGTCGAAGTAGCGGAGCGTCAGGTGGCCCGCTGGGAGCAGAACTTTGCGCTGATCGGCGCGCGGGTTGACGCGGGAGCCGCCCTTTCGACCGAAGGCAAGCAATCCGAGGTCGACCTGGGGCGAGCCCGGGTGGCCCTTCTCCGGGCGGAAAACCTCTACCGCACCGAGATCGCCCGCCTCATGGAGCAACTCGGCACGGATCTGGGAGCCCCGCTCGAGCTGGCTTCGGACTTCGCCGTGTTCGAACCAGGCTGGGATCGGAGAGAGCTGATCGAGACGGCCATGTCGGGACATCCCGGCCTGCGGGCGGCGCTGGCGTCGGAGGCGTCGGCTTCGGCGCAGGTCAACCGGGCCCGCAGCAGCTACTTTCCAACCGTTTCGGCGTCAGCGGTCTGGTCGGGCTTCACCCGCCAGGTCGGCAACCGGGACTACGTCGTTCAGCAGGCCCGGGGCAGCGTCGACCGCCAGCGGCGAAGCTGCCAGTTCGACAACGCCCTCCTGGCCCACCTGCAGGACCTGCCGGGGCTCACGGCGGAAGACTGCTCGAAGTACGTGCTCACCGAGCAGATTCGCCAGCAGGTCCTGGCGGCGAACCAGACGTTCCCGTTCGACTTTACCAGGCAGCCGCTGAGCCTTCGCCTGAGCGTGAGTCTCCCTGTATTCGAGGGCTTCGCCCGACAGCGCAACATCGCCCAGGCTCACGCGGACCGGCGAGATGCCACCTACGCTCGCAGGGCGGAGCAACTCAGGCTCCGGGCGGCCGTTACGCAGTCCTACGACGATCTGGCGACGGCATACCGGGCCCTGCGCATCCAGGAGCGCAATCTGGAGGTGGCGTCGGAGCAGCTCGAGCTCGCGCGCCGGCGCTATACGCTCGGGGCGGCCCCGTTCCTGGAGCTTCTGGATGCCGAGGACTCGATGGCGCAGTCGGAGCGCGACCACCTGGCTGCCGTGTACGACTTTCATGCCGCCATCTGGTCGCTTGAAGCCGCGGTTGGGCGGCGTCTGCGGCCCGACGCCGAGCTCTGAGAGGAAGACCGTGTCCGCAATCCTCGATGACGTCCGCTACTCCCTGAGGTCCCTTCGGAGGACCCCCGGGTTCACCGTCGTGGCCGCATTGGTGCTCGCTCTGGGGATCGGCGCCACGAGCGCGATCTTCAGCGTGCTGAGCGCCGTGGTGTTGCGGCCCGTGCCGTTTCCGGACGGCCAGCGGGTCGTGAATCTGGCGTGGAACTACGGCACCTACGTTTCCCCCTACCTGACGGCAGCCCAGTTCTCGTACTGGCAGGAGCGCACACGCTCCCTGGGCACCTTCGCGAGCTGGCAGTCGTCTTTCGGACGGGTCGGCGAAGTCGGTGAGATCACGGGCGCTCAAGTCCTGCGCGTAACCTCAGGCTTCTTCGGCGTCGTGGGCATGTCGCCGGCGGTGGGTCGCGCCTTCGCCGAGGATGAATACCGGCCCGGAGGGCCCAGGGTCGCGGTGGTGTCTCCCGCGTTCTGGCGCGAGCACTTCGGCGAACAGATGGACGTGTCCGGCCGCGTCTCGATCAGGCTTGAAGAAGAGCCCTACGCGATCATCGGGCTGCTTCCCGAGGACTTCGCCTTCCCTTACGTGCCGGAACCCGTGGAGATGGTCCTGCCCACTGAGGTACCAACCGTCGATCCTGACGACCACGGCGAGAATTGGCCGGCCATCGCAAGGCTCGGCGACGACTACACGATGAGCGACGCCCGGACCGGGGTGGCGTCGCTCAATGCCGGGTTCCGGATGACGTACCCGCAGCAGGCCGCCGAAGCCGAACCGGGAATGACGCTCGACTCCTTCTCGGACTTGTACGTCGGGCAGACTGCGAATGCGATCTGGATCCTGATGGGCGCCGTCATGGCCGTCCTGCTGATCACCTGCGCCAACGTCGGCAACCTGTTCCTGGTTAGAGCATTGCGACGGCGAGGAGAGATGGCGCTGTGCGCTGCTCTCGGCGCGACCGAGAGCCGGATCGTGCGACTTGGCATGGCAGAGGCCATCGTGGTGGCTTCCGCGGCGGCCGCCGTCGGAGTCGCGCTCGCGGTGTCGGGCGCCAATGTGCTCGTCGCGTGGGCTCCCGTCCGGCTGCCGCTGGCAGGCTCGATCACGGTGGACTGGAGGGTTGTGGCGTTCACGACCGCGATTTCGCTGACGGCCGCCGTCGTGGTGAGTCTGGTGGCCGCGCGGCCCGCGGTGCGCGGGGGACTCTGGCGGGCGCTGGGACAGGGCTCCCGGACCACGACCGGGCAGCGTCGACTGCAGGAGGCGCTGGTGTCGGGGCAGACGGCGCTCTCGACCATCCTGCTCGTGGCCGCCGGCCTGCTCTTCACCACCTGGTCGAACCTCAGGCAAGCCGACCCCGGGTTCGATCCCGAAGCACTCGTAGCCGTCAAGCTGCCGATCAGACCTCCCAACTATGACACTTCCGAGCAGCTCGACCAGTTCGCACAGGGAGTGATCGAGAGTGTGCGAAGCTCGGACGGAATCGATCTCGCCGCCGGAGCGAGCAGTCTCCCCTTCGAGCGGGGCCTGAACTTCCCCATTTCGATAGCCGGACGCGACGAGTTCGGTGGTTCGGTCGAGCTGCGAACCGTCACCCGGGGCTACTTCGAGACGCTGGCGGTCCCGGTGGTCCGCGGACGATCGTTCGCGCCCGCGGATGTTCAGGGCGCGGTCCCGGTCGCCATCGTCAACGAGAGCTTCGCACGCAACTATTTTCCCGGCGACGACGCCGTCGGACAGCGCATAGATCTCGGGCGAATCAACAACGAGTACCGATTCCCTTCCCTGGCGGGGCCCGGAGTCCTGATCGTCGGTGTGGCCGCGGACGTACAGGATGTCTCGTTCCGGACCGAGGTCCGGCGAACGATGTACCTTCCGCACGCTCAGGCCGGCGACTACATCGCCAACATCCGAGCCGCGATGCCGGTTTTCGTGGTGCGGAGCACCCTGCCCGTGGAGCGACTCGAACTGGCGTTCGCCCAGGCGATACGCACGGTGGATCCCGCGCTTCCCGGCCCCGACGTCTTCGCTCTGAGCGAGACGGTCGCGGACTCAATGGCGCGGGAACGATTCGGCACCCTGCTCGTGACGCTCTTCGGAGCTCTCTCGCTCATCCTGACCGCAGTCGGCGTCTACGCCGTGCTGGCCCAAACCGTGCGAAGTCGTCGCCGCGAGATCGGAATCCGCATGGCCGTAGGCGCGAATGGCGACCGGGTACTGCGGCTGGTCGTCGTGCGAGGACTGCTCCCGGTCGTCGTCGGGATCGGCGTTGGACTCGCGGGTGCGATGGCCGTCTCGGATCTGCTGGAAACCTACCTCTGGGGCGTCACGGGCACCGACGCCAGGACACTCGGCACAGCGGCGGCCGGAATCCTCGCTGTGGCCACCTTCGCGTGCTGGATTCCCGCGCGGGAAGCGACGGGGGTAGACCCGGTCACAGCCCTGGCCTCGTGAGAACCCCAAGGAGCCAGACTTGGACATCATTCGCGATACCGGCCCCCGAAAGCGGAAGAAGAAGCTGGCGTGGAGCGCAACGGCCATCGGCGCCTTCGCGATCGCCGTCTTCGGATGGCAGCTGCTTCCGTCGGGCGTCCCGACCGTCGATGCCGCCGCCGTATGGAGCGACACGGTGGCGCACGGAACATTGATTCGGCAGGTACGGGGTCCGGGCACTCTCGTACCGGAGCAGATGCGCTGGATCACCGCCGTGACCGCCGGGCGCATCGAGCAGATCCTTTCCCTGCCGGGCGCCGACGTCTCGGCCGGTGATCTCATCATGCGCCTGAGCAACCCCGATGTGGACATGCAATTGCTGCAGGCCCAGCAGCAGTTGTCGGCGACGCACGCGAGCCTCGTTCAACTGCGCACCAGCCTGCGGATGCAAGAGCTTCAGCAGCGCGCCACCACGGCAACCGTGCGTGCGGACTACCTGGAGGCAGAGCGAATCCATCGCATCAACCAGCAGCTCTTCGACGAGAATCCGGAACTCGTCGCCCGAGCCGACCTCGACCGGTCACGCGAGTCCGTGGAAGCTCTGTCGCTTCGCCTCGAGACCGAGACAGAGCGCCTGGCCGTGATCCAGGCCACGTCAGGGGAGCAAATCAGCGCCCAGGAGGAGCAGATCACGCGCCTCGCCGACCTGGCTCGGTTCAGCCGCGATCGAATCCAGTCCATGCACGTGACCGCGTCGGTGAGCGGCGTCCTGGCGCCGCTCGACATTCCGCTCCAGGAGGGACAGTGGGTGCAGTCGGGCCAGGCCCTG
It includes:
- a CDS encoding RNA polymerase sigma factor, with amino-acid sequence MLSDRDILELAEKARTGEKEALGRLADHLRPVVCRWALVLTGDPDDAEDVAQFVVMKMLTSIKSFNGRSRVTSWLYGITRNASLDHQRGKRRNRRLVEKLGQLAQTETPRREDPLEQLEMTRTLRLIRTLLSEIPMRQREVFDLVELQGLRPIEAADLLGMNPNTLRVHLLRARRAMRREMLSRGHRYGNTGD
- a CDS encoding sigma-54 dependent transcriptional regulator; amino-acid sequence: MTARILIADDQADILEALRLLLKGEGFETTAVTSPGAVRRAVEKGDFDLVLLDLNYTRDTTSGKEGLALLGDLRELDETLPVVTMTAWGSVGGAVEAMRRGARDYVEKPWDNERLLATIRTQVDLGRALRRAQRLETENIRLKGESAPKLIAESAAMRPVLEIINRVGPSHANVLITGEHGTGKEVVARRLHAVSHRSGYDLVAVNAGGFGEGIFESEIFGHVKGAFTDARTERVGCFELAHKGTLFLDEIANVSLQQQARFLRVLESGEIRRVGSSKVRHVDVRVISATNASIGEAVASGDFREDLLYRLNTVEIELPPLRDRPEDIPLLARHFLGRQAARYGRAIVGFSAGAEAALTAHAWPGNVRELQHSVERAVVMARGSHIQAADLRLRGREGDSAALYDVTLEEAERILVRKALDRHGGNVSKAARALGLTRSSLYRRLKRIRAQDDDRKPVTG
- a CDS encoding TolC family protein, producing MVRGTAVGAVLVLMAGVGTASTPAGASGQERMSLSLEEAIRIAKDGNPAFLSATNDLDRATWQVREAWGQFLPSVTAGGGAQYEYAGVQRFGIFSSADIAAGTTDYLLSSYFLSVNWSIDGNTFFQARSARANQRAAEASGAADEFALEATVTLQYLAALRARDAVEVAERQVARWEQNFALIGARVDAGAALSTEGKQSEVDLGRARVALLRAENLYRTEIARLMEQLGTDLGAPLELASDFAVFEPGWDRRELIETAMSGHPGLRAALASEASASAQVNRARSSYFPTVSASAVWSGFTRQVGNRDYVVQQARGSVDRQRRSCQFDNALLAHLQDLPGLTAEDCSKYVLTEQIRQQVLAANQTFPFDFTRQPLSLRLSVSLPVFEGFARQRNIAQAHADRRDATYARRAEQLRLRAAVTQSYDDLATAYRALRIQERNLEVASEQLELARRRYTLGAAPFLELLDAEDSMAQSERDHLAAVYDFHAAIWSLEAAVGRRLRPDAEL
- a CDS encoding ATP-binding protein, which encodes MSLRWLGTRHDRRVLLLTVLAGLPAIVVALLLLWRSEFDPTIRWPLSLALIAGWLGLSAAAKNHALRPFETIANMLAALREGDFSIRARVGDARDPLSLAYLEINSLEEILREQRLGAVEATETLRKVLEEIDIVVLAFDPQGVLRIVNRAGERLLGQPAHRLRGRTAEELRLSSQLTGTTPRTVELSFPGGSGRWELRRSVVRQEGYPLRLIALSDLSRALHEEERKAWKRIIRVLSHEINNSLAPIKSISGSLHTLLRRSRLPADIEEDVERGLGVISSRAETLGRFMASYARLARLPAPKLAPVPVGSLVQVVADLETRVPVEVVAGPDASCSADADQLQQALINLVRNAADATLEAEGRRVRLGWEVHDARVEIIVEDEGPGLGDTGNLFVPFFTTKSGGSGVGLVLSRQIAESHGGTLSLENRRDGGGARARIAIPMDSGD